Within Limanda limanda chromosome 17, fLimLim1.1, whole genome shotgun sequence, the genomic segment GCAGGTGTCGGCTATAAATcttttaaaatttgttttgaAAGTGAGTGAAAGGATTGAGCTCAGCACATAAAATCTGTCTTTATGAGGCAAAGGGATGTTTTTCTTAGGGCCTTTCAGTAGCATATGGTTATTGAAGTGGTtcccaaaaaaatattttgtgtatcaaaccttcacttcctgtttgcttcAAAGATAGCTTGTAAAGAGTTTGCATGGCAGTTTACTTTGGAGGCTCTTAAACAAACAGGTGTCTCTTGTTATCAATTCCAACTGAGGACACATTTCCTGTAGCAAATCATCTACAGAAACTTTAAAGTGCTTGGGCCCCACTCTCAACTTCTCTGCTGCAAACCTTTACTGGGCTGCAACTAATAATTTTCTTCATAACCAGTTAATCTGGAGATGTTTAAGCTATAAATtatcagaaaataatcaaaaaatgtTTATCGGAATTCCCAACACACATTTCAAAGTTCCCAAAAATGTAcgactgtataaaaagatgaacggctgcagcttcaggttctCCCACTATCAAAAAATGAAGCTTGATCAAACATCAGTGTTGAGAACTACATGAAATGACAAACTTCACTTGatgtgactttttagtttggcccatgtcccatctgttaacatggaggaagtgTTTATGATTCATAGTGTAGatcgccaccagggggcaatcaggATGCTATGGATTCACTAACAATGTCCAAAATCCAAAGATATTGATATTTACAATaatattaaacataaaaaagaaTGAATCAATTATCATGATAGTTGCAAATTAATATCTGGATCTGGAGAATGTTCCAAACACCTACTCAGACTTACAGCTAAAGAAACAACTTCTGTGCCAGTTGTCGATCTGTCCAGGGTACATCCCGCCTTACACCCAATGGCAGCAAAGATTGGATTGGCTGCACCCCCCCACGACCCTAAAAGTGTTAAACGGAAAAGCGAATTGATGGATTGTTGTCGTGCACAGACCTGCTCAGCATGTTAAAAGGTTACAAACAGTCTGTTTTCAAGACATCAAGGTTTAGTGCTTGACActcacaaaatacattttgagtGGAATGTTACTTTAAAGTCCAGTGAGAAGCAGTTCTTGTGTAATTTGTAGCACACAATGTGCATTCATTGGGCACAATATCAGCAGCCGGATGTATGGGCACAGCCGGGCATTCATTCCTGTAAAGACAAACGGTTCACTGTTTAAAATGACGGAGGTGAAGTGCAACAGACCTGGAGTCAGCCCGGCCCTGGTTTAACTCTCAGACCATCGGCGACCTGGCCCCTGCCTCCGGGGAACagtgtgaggggggggcagaAGGACTCAGAACAGTGGAGGGGAGTGTCTGGCCTGAGAGCTGCAGATCATTTAGTCCCAAAAACCTGTTTCCATGGCgcctctgtgtttgtgagggTGTGTATGAACGTATGAAGTGCACTCACGTAATCAGACACACTCGGCACATTATGTATCATTTGAGTGGCTCATTTATTCCAAATTAATCCAGTATCAAAAGATTTAAAACTAATTTAACGCGGATCAAGTTCGTTTCTGTTCTGCACTTCATTCATTTCACTGTGTACTGTACCGGTCGATGGAATCAGAACGTTACATAACGAGTCTTCCTCTGCTCCACTGACTGTGGCATTCACTCTGACCCGAGTAGCTTTGACCGCTGAAACTCGCTTCTGGCCGCTGACCCACGAGCCAACTGGGCAGCAGCATCAATGAAGTCAGGGCAACACAGCAAGCGCCCTTCACCGGCAATGAACTGTCAATGCCATTTTCCATTTGACTGATGCAACTTTGTGCTGAGCATTGGCAGTGATGCAGTgatggttggtttgtgtgtttgtccacagATCCGGCGCAGGAGGCCCACGCCCGCCACGCTGTTCAGAGTAGCCGACCAAGCGTCTCCTGAGGACGATCAGTCCACTCATCAGGTAAAGGTGAAGTAGAAAGATGTCTTTTATTCTAGGTGTCCGTGCTTCCTCCATCCTGACCGTAAAACTTCAACCTGATCATTTTTTGTGTTTGGATATGTGGAATGCTGTGGTTTTTGCATGATCTATTACCCTGTAAATGTGAATAAACCCTGTTGGATCCtgccaaatgtttgtcttcgTGAATTTATGTTGTGTCAAACAATTTTCCAACTCACTAAGTTTTAATTCAAACCTTAAAGTTTCATTATTTGACCTTAGAATTCAACAGCTTAACAGAAAATTCTTGATAATGGGCTTATTAATTGTATTAGCAGCAAGTgaatgttacattttaaatgaactagtTTTTGTGGATCATATCCGACTCAAGTTATTATTCTAATCagattatttttatcattatctGTTTGCTCAGTGGGCTCTTTAAGGAGGTTTTAAAGTTGAATTAaacctgtttctctctgtttgcagTGGGTTGTAGGAGAGAACGGAGTGCTCAAACCAAAACGAGTAAATCCAAACGTGTATCAGCCTCCATCACTCAAAGGTCAGTAAAAGCAGAACTGATAcggtggttgtgtgttttgtgactCATCCCGGTGTTTACATCCTTTATGTTTTACCTTGCTTCGCTGCAGTTAAACTCGTCCTTGCTTCCTTCATAttagacaaagaaaacaaaacatgcgACAGATGGGTAGATACCTACAGGGCCCTTATAGTCCTGAAGGGGGGTATTTTTATCTGCACAAGATAATAACCTGTGTGCACAAGTTATCATCTAATtcgcagaaaataaaaaatgatccTTTAATAACTTctactcacaaaaacacaattatctCGTACCCATAAGATGCTAACTTGTGTGCACAGAATTAAAATGATATCCCCCTTCGGGACTTTAGGCGCTCAGTAGTTTTGCATTAAAAGCCTTTGTTACTGTTTTTATTCGGTGCATGGGCATGTGTGATATGCATAGATTTGTTTCTGCTCTTATTGTTCAAGCAACAGCAGgttctttatatttgtgtgtgacagagaggcaaagggagaaagagagagattataGTACGACAGCTACGTCTAGGAAAGTCTGGATCATCCAGGATTACAGTCAGTTGTGTATACAgctgtggcacacacacacacagacacacacgtcagAAAATcatacatgaacacaaacatgccCTTGCATGTGTACGTGGCTCTTTGCTTGTCGCATGTGGTtgtcaaaaaaatgtaaaaaagtagATACGTGAGCTTTTCGGCAGAGCTGGTCTGTGTCGCACGTCAAGTGATGATATAATGAGGAGGAAAAATCATTGCTGCATCGGAAAACCGTCCATCACCGGCACAGATGtggagagtgacagagagagggcTACCTCGATGATTTATAGTCCCATAAACCACCTTCAGCTAgaaaaagtgacctgcagcctCGATGTCCCACTGTAAATCTGTGGGTGTGACAAAGCTGTGGTAGCAAGGTCCCGCTGCTACAGTGTGATGAGACTAAAATTACTATTTAGATTTGacttgacttttttgtttggtcccaTTTGTCAACATGGAGGCACGGTTTATGCTTTGTagtgtagccagccaccaggaggcgatgctttggcttcacttttagggagctgtcataatcaactttatatatatacactcaaGATACCTCAATGATTTATAATCATACATTCGACCTTAACCTAGAAAAAGGGACCTGCAGCCTCACTGTAAAtatgtgggagagagagagaaagaggaggaggccaAGGTGACCCGGAGGAAGCGTGTTGAGGTGAtatcacagaggagaagagagtgaaTACggaaggagggagagcagagtGTGAATCAGCAGCAatgccaggagagagagaagaggagggcgGGTAGTCGACTGAAGACAGCAGCACAAGCAAAACAGAAGGAGGACAAGGGTGAGAGAAAGGATAGAAAACAACAGTGAACGctctactgtaaaaaaaatctgtgtgggagacctgcctgtctgtctgtgcatgtgtttcacTGGCGTCCTGCCTGCATGGCTCGTGTTCAATAACCCCCATGAGGCTCGATAAGAGCAAAACAACTGACAGTGTGGAAGCGTGGTGAAACCAAAACAACCTATCCCTCAATCCTTGTacctgtgtccttgtgtttgtgtggtcgtctccctgtttgtgtgtgtctacctgTGTGTAGCTGTGCAGAAGATGGCTGAGGCACAAATGCTGAAACTAGGTGTCTACCCTCAATTGGAAGAGCCTTgtgaaggggaagaggaggatgaccattgggagagagaggacaagtCTCCCACCAAAGCTGCTGGTGAGAGGGAGGCTCTCTGTCGACATCACCGCACACAGCGGCGGCAGGGACGATAACACTGTTGTGTTTATTCTCTTAAGGAAAAATACAGCCCACGGCTCTTTAACAGGGATGAGAACAGAACCGTGACATTGAACCTAGATTCTCTAGGACTGGTTTGGTTTGGtggtttttttcttccatctgTTTAGGAAAACCAAAGATAAGATAGAATGTGTGATCATCTGCTTATAATTTACTaattagattttaaatgttatCGGAGTCAGGGCAAATCAGGGCAAAATAaccattaaaaatgcatttatagCAAATCTTTTATCAGATTTAACACTGTGAACATCCCAGACTGATATTTTACGCATTGTTAGAACAGCTAAAgggggatttttttcttttattgcacAAATTTCTCACAGAGATTTCGGgctccttctcttcctgtcaCAAGACGCCGTCAAAGCCTTTCAGCCTTGAACAGTGTGAAAAAAATACTAAGTATAATAATacgttttcaaaataaagcacagGCCTAATTATGTTTAATCCAAGTTGATGTCTTATtgacgtctctctctgtccaagATGAGTGTTATAATTTAAATAGACACATTATATTTCGCTTGACATCATATTTCAATCAGGATATGTTAAAAATCTACAAATTTGAACGCTTGAAATATACCTCATGTTTTAAACCAAGTTCTAAGGAAATCTGACgagtagtttttttgtaattttgttcacaaacaaacaaaacaaccacaatcAAACAGGACTGGGTGACAACATTGCCTGTGTCTACCGTATCTTGTGGCATTGAGGAGAGCGTTAACATAAAACAATGTAGTTCGATTCAAGTTAATTTCATTGTTGGCATAATCACAACACAGTTTATGTAAACTGTTTCACACTAGTGACACTTGAGGTGGCATTCAAAACATTCTTTGTTATCCAGTTTAGATTTTTCCCTCGTTCCCTCATCCTTTCTATTTTAGTTTGGTGCATACCTTTCAAACGTCTGTAAGAGGGGCTCATAATCAGCTTAGGTGGAACAACGCCTGAGACATAACAccccataacacacacacacacacatgcaagaaATGGCACATAACACAGCTACACTGCTGTTCTCAGAGGAAGAGTTTTCAGGTTGACGTGAGCTCCTGTGCGGGTCGACCAGGAGCACAGGTGAAGCTCTGTGCACTGAGAGGCGGTGTCATATCAGCTCTCGCCCCAAATCTGTCAGAGGGTACACTGCCTGCTGACTGGAGGCCCGACACCTCTGCCAGTCAGAGAAACCAGACAGGATTAGTAGGCACAACACACAGCATTCTGTTATATGTGAAGTCTGTGATCCTTCAGTATTCTCCTCCATTTGAACTCATGTTTTCGTGCCAAATATAAATCCCTCTGACAATCTGTGCAAACTTGAtcaccaacaaaacaaaacaaaaataaaaaccagacCAATCTTTAGCtgaagtgaacattttgatataaTCGCTTTCTTATTACGTTTTTTCCATTGTATCCCAGGAGCACAGAGGCATTTCATACAGACGCCCAGGTGATGAGCTCAATCATTAAATCCCTTTGTAGAGgttctgctgaaaaacaaatcatcCAAGCAGGATGTGCAGGGATCCCGGCTGCGGCTTCTTTGATTACACCTCATCTGCTCCTTCAATCAAGTGACACGGTTCGAGCCCGATCCGCGATATCGCAGACAGACGACAACAAAAAACGTTGAATTAGATATGAGGTGTTATCTAATCTCTCTGTGACATCTGGTGAAAACCCAGTGTCTAAAATGTGTAAACTTTGCAGGCACAAAAAATAAGGTCTCATTTCAGTCTCTTCCAGTTTAAAACAAGGTCAATGGATACAAttattaaaagtaataaaaaagttgttgtgatgtttttgttgcATCTTCTCACGTCAATTTCTGCTTCCTCAGATCACCAAGAGACGGCCACCACCGGGCAGTCAGACAAGTTCTTCAGTGTGAGCGAGACGGCCAAGCAGATCCAAGcagcacaggaggaggaagaagaggaggaggaggaggaggaagagaagaagagagaccAAACTGAGGCGACAACAGTGGAGAAAAGTCGGGGGAGTAACTGAGAGctagaaagagaaaaaggagggaAGTGAAGATTTGGGGAGAGAAAGAAGTGATTGTTGTCTGTTTGAACATGTGGGGTCTGAAAAATGAGGAGCTGGGCAAACAAAGATTTCTGTATGTACTCCACCGGCACAGGGTCAGGTGGATAAAAGGGAgcacagagagagcaggtgtCACATATGAGCAGGTGAGGAATGATCTTCTGACAGAGCAGACCACAGACGCCACGTCGGCCAAGGTCAACTTGACCAAACCTTCTCTAGAAGCAGACTGGTCTCCTCCTCAAGGCTCCGAgctcaataataataataaatatgataaacaaAGGCTGTCTGACCAATTCAAAAGTTCTTGAAGGTCTTTAAATGAACTGTCACTTCATTTTACATCCAACATTCCCCATAAGCCCTTTGATTACAATGTGCCTGCACTGCCACCCTGTGGTAGAAAGCAGGACTGGCAACCATTAAGTGGAGATCGAGCCTAAAACAACGTTcacaaaactacttaaagtttGAATCCTTAGTGTTTTCACCTCGTTCTTGCAATAAAATTGTTGATTTGTCCACGACTGATACAGGAAATGATGCAGTTTGTAATCCAGCTGTTTCTCTCATCACTATCATCTTCACTGTTTACCTTACGAAGATTTATtcagtaaaaaaactaaaacaataatgacattttgtaaaacataaaaGGCCTCAAACCATTTATCATACTCTATTTCTGCattgacaaataaaatattttaccaATTTACCAATTTAATGAAATTAGTAACgcaaaagtatttgttttttttcttattaaaatcATCAGTTATGTTAGTGTGACTTGTTATCTCCTTTTTGTCAGTGTGTTCTATTCTTCCATCATATAAAAAGATAGACATAAAATATTTGGGTGGAGAATCGCTTTATAAATGACCCAACACTGATATGTATGTCTATAATTATCAAGCAATGAGCATGAGTGTGTTGTCATGTCGTACCACACTTTTCATTTTGAAGCTACACTTAGAACAAAGAGGCAATTTAAAGGGCAAAGCTACCTCCAGTTTGTTTAAAATATGGTTTCCTGTTGTGTCCTCCACGCCTCCACTGAACTGACGCCCTGATCATTTATCCAAAAAATGTCATTTGAAATCTTTTTTGCATGTTAACACTTTTCTATCGTCACCTTGCTCATGATTTGTGTCATGAGAATGTTGTAAGAGCTATTTTTCTAATCTGACATTGCTCAGCTCTGTCCTGTTGCTCTACTGTCTGTAGAAGAGCCTCGAACCAGACACTGCACAAaccctctgtttctctttctaacttggtctttctctttctcgctcATGTTTTGGAGTCAATGATTatcataaatgtttttatttagtatctgtctaatttaatttgaaatgatcTGAAGTAATAAGGCTCCGTATATTTAAGAAGGTTTCCTGTCATGTCCCAGGATGAATAAATCTTGCTGTTTGTATCATCTGGGCGAGTGTTTGTATATAAAAAAACCAGTGTGACACTTTTTTAACCTCTGACCTGCAAAAACTGTGGgatgagcatgtgtgtgtgtgtgtgtgtgtgtgtgtgctgaggctCTGACGCAGCCGACgctgtcctcctccacctcctctatctcctccgTCAGAAGTAAACGGCTGTGGAAAGACGTTGTATGAACtcttaattatttttctgtctcttttttgttcttttacttttccactctctcttttctcaatgtgatgtgattgttttaacgTGAGCAGCAATATGGTATCAAAAATAAACccgttttttcctttttctcctttaACACTTTCTGAGcttattttgtgtgtgcatgtgtgtgagagagagggagagagagagagagagagagagagagagagagagagagagagagagagagagagagagagagaaagagagagaaatctgAGTTGATATTCATTCATTGATATATTGTgtcataatgataataaaacctTATCACTCTCGTTCAACAATTCAATACAATATACAGCGacacatatataaacattaaataaaatgtggaaataaattatatCCGTTAAAAGTTTAAGTTCTAAGtcaagg encodes:
- the ppp1r1b gene encoding protein phosphatase 1 regulatory subunit 1B isoform X1, with the protein product MEPTEIEGEHKERKKIHFAMPSSAAPNLDPRQVEMIRRRRPTPATLFRVADQASPEDDQSTHQVKWVVGENGVLKPKRVNPNVYQPPSLKAVQKMAEAQMLKLGVYPQLEEPCEGEEEDDHWEREDKSPTKAADHQETATTGQSDKFFSVSETAKQIQAAQEEEEEEEEEEEEKKRDQTEATTVEKSRGSN
- the ppp1r1b gene encoding protein phosphatase 1 regulatory subunit 1B isoform X2, coding for MEPTEIEGEHKERKKIHFAMPSSAAPNLDPRQVEMIRRRRPTPATLFRVADQASPEDDQSTHQWVVGENGVLKPKRVNPNVYQPPSLKAVQKMAEAQMLKLGVYPQLEEPCEGEEEDDHWEREDKSPTKAADHQETATTGQSDKFFSVSETAKQIQAAQEEEEEEEEEEEEKKRDQTEATTVEKSRGSN